A window of Thunnus thynnus chromosome 17, fThuThy2.1, whole genome shotgun sequence contains these coding sequences:
- the tnrc6c1 gene encoding trinucleotide repeat-containing gene 6C protein isoform X2, translating into MEDKKKKKQEEKKKKEAAQKKATEQITKVPDSAKLDPAPPHPPVNPSVILSVPPSSGNGKRAPCGGQPQTAQQPQTLLQQRYPPREVPPRFRQQEHKQLLKRGQPLPSGTLPLITTGRPATTEPAAAVAIHSSPSCSSSSTASLPTELPPQSGQGAQYDNPLWGHLPANRSATSAATSTNISVWDQLIIDQKDTEAWPSITLSQSQAPPGGCPLDTDPGHLTSSSSSSSSSSSSSSSCSSSSSTASMATGANSQTGHFPANHLGSKVNSGPSPANHTGTSMHSSQVAVNRSWGSGPGPSHCPPQSSVGSEGKSDSPVGGGSRGWGSSSSSSTTNFNLNLNPNANPSAWPMLGHDGGGTGGGSSGGANTISPPQPTPNLCNPSGPPPAQTSTCTGANTNSNSSGIGSAWGSIMASDTSEPHPSPSTNVSFSSEPQNLKTDGPNHTNKQEPPSPIHNLPGWGGASVGLGSMGQHPPGAPQVNGEDGSSVWGNSGESKAPSSKEAPGWDSGWGHGGGGAGNSGGWGDKSSGDWGKKHTEEAQGGWDGPISPPQDSQASPWGRAVSTAGASEGSSDSMEGHSQFRDRSSRDNPAPPLPAQDLDPRVLCNTGWGQTPVRQHTSWDMDDTKRKNDVGAESWGSGPTTPSDAQGPTNTNMGPSQRTDSGSKNDVPASQGASRWGGSIAATNQPSSGWGEPPNNIKPPGGPGGWGNPPKGGPTTSIPKNSGQSWGEEKSKGWDDSHIKATSQGWGEQPKASHSWGNSGGSNKAADWGEPEESKKSPTNPGWEGESGGWKENPRSWGMPASGPGISGAGGNGGWGEPVCQHPSGPSQSWGGKPQDGPSGSSGGGIGSWSGSGSVKQGGGWSGSKQETSAEPTGWEEPSPPSIRRKMEIDDGTSAWGDPGTYSKAVNLWDRNNPGMSQAKSTTGGNNPPGPSNNHPHSHNHPYHGPPAPLQNHTQNSQNPGPTSGPMEPVVQHQSGPSHNRGPLIAQGWGELPGSHTKSESSWGEPAPSAVSVDNGTSAWGKPTGSCGGWGDSNPDSYSRGNPTMPSASCKPAPKPMQDGWGGGGEELSLSGGQWDAEEGDMWNNTASQESNSSCNSWGNASKKGPQKGKVPGKQEDTWIMNRLIKQLTDMGFPRDPAEEALKSNNMNLDQAMSALLEKKTELDKRGMGIAGHDYNNGLINKPMSCPRPPLLSKDPSADPRLPFMDKMQSGMFGGGGTAQARAMQQPQPPPQPPVPPLSSSQPSLRAQVPQFLSPQVQAQLLQFAAKNIGLNPALLTSPINPQQMTLLNQLYQLQLAYQRLQIQQQMLQAQRNVSGPIRQQEQQVARTINNMQQQIQQHQRQLAQALLMKQQQPPPSHSGLHPGGVKSTLDSFPGHPQAPGLPDLQTKEPQSSNTYSPYSLSGLNPNMNVNCMDVGSLSMKDPPQPQSRLSQWTHPNSIESLSGTSSPLEPNLSKHGANLGPPGKPPQLEDSYSPYNLMSSSESPTSPLVPPDSWGQGKSSSDKMANGTNINWPPEFCPGVPWKGLQNIDPETDPNVTPGSVPSGPTINTNIQDVNRYLLRDRSGGSSPTSSQNEALPPSTDWPVSAYTSSFSLSSPETDDAGKLSEMKSTWSPGPISHSQASLSHELWKVPQGPRSSTTAPSRPPPGLTNTKPSSTWGGNSLGLAQGWSSSYTTAGTTWSTDSSTRTSSWLVLRNLTPQIDGSTLRTLCMQHGPLITFHLNLTQGNAVVRYSSKDEAAKAQKSLHMCVLGNTTILAEFAGEEEVNRFFAQGQSLGGTTSWQATPGTNQTRMGGTGSGASHPIGHSPHWNNNNGSSSSSSSGGLGAGGAKTGGELLWGGVQQYSSLWGPPSGEEGRVMGSPTPINTLLPGDLLSGESM; encoded by the exons AACTGCCCCCACAGAGTGGCCAGGGAGCCCAGTATGATAATCCCCTTTGGGGACACCTGCCAGCCAACAGGAGTGCCACAAGTGCTGCAACTTCCACCAATATCAGTGTCTGGGATCAACTGATCATTGACCAGAAGGACACAGAGGCTTGGCCTTCTATTACTCTTAGCCAGAGCCAGGCCCCTCCAGGAGGATGCCCTTTGGACACTGACCCGGGTCAcctgaccagcagcagcagcagcagcagcagcagcagcagcagcagtagtagttgtagtagtagtagtagtacagcGAGTATGGCCACAGGGGCCAATAGCCAGACAGGCCACTTTCCTGCCAACCATCTGGGAAGCAAGGTCAACAGTGGGCCCAGCCCTGCCAATCATACTGGAACCAGTATGCACTCTAGCCAGGTTGCAGTCAATCGCAGCTGGGGCTCTGGGCCTGGGCCCTCCCACTGCCCCCCTCAGTCCTCAGTGGGGAGTGAAGGGAAGAGTGACAGCCCAGTGGGAGGAGGCAGCAGAGGGTGGGGctcttcttcatcatcctccACCACCAACTTTAACTTGAACTTGAACCCTAATGCCAACCCATCTGCCTGGCCCATGTTGGGGCATGATGGGGGTGGCACAGGGGGAGGCAGCTCAGGGGGAGCCAACACCATTTCACCTCCTCAACCTACACCCAACCTCTGTAACCCCTCTGGCCCCCCACCAGCCCAGACCAGCACCTGTACCGGAGCCAACACTAACAGCAACTCCTCGGGGATTGGCAGCGCCTGGGGTAGCATAATGGCCTCTGACACCTCAGAGCCACACCCCTCCCCGTCCACGAATGTGTCTTTCAGTTCAGAACCTCAGAACCTTAAAACTGATGGACCAAATCACACTAATAAGCAGGAACCCCCCAGCCCCATCCACAACTTGCCTGGCTGGGGTGGTGCATCTGTAGGCTTGGGCTCCATGGGCCAGCACCCACCAGGGGCCCCACAAGTCAATGGAGAAGATGGTAGCTCAGTATGGGGTAACAGTGGCGAATCAAAGGCACCTTCATCTAAGGAGGCACCTGGCTGGGACTCTGGCTGGGGCCAtggaggaggtggagcaggAAACTCTGGAGGCTGGGGTGACAAGTCCAGTGGAGACTGGGGGAAGAAGCACACTGAAGAGGCCCAGGGAGGCTGGGATGGCCCCATCTCTCCTCCCCAGGATTCACAGGCTAGTCCTTGGGGCAGAGCAGTGAGCACAGCTGGTGCCAGTGAAGGGAGCAGTGACAGCATGGAAGGACATTCCCAGTTCAGAGACCGCTCGTCCAGAGATAATCCAGCTCCGCCTCTGCCTGCCCAGGATCTGGACCCAAGGGTGCTGTGTAACACTGGCTGGGGACAGACCCCTGTTCGCCAGCACACCTCCTGGGACATGGACGATACTAAACGCAAGAATGATGTAGGTGCTGAATCATGGGGCTCTGGCCCAACCACTCCAAGCGATGCCCAGGGGCCCACCAACACTAACATGGGCCCCTCTCAGAGGACCGATTCTGGGAGCAAAAATGATGTGCCTGCTTCTCAGGGAGCTTCACGTTGGGGAGGGAGCATAGCTGCTACCAACCAGCCCAGCTCTGGTTGGGGTGAGCCACCCAACAACATTAAGCCCCCAGGTGGCCCTGGTGGCTGGGGGAATCCACCAAAAGGAGGCCCCACCACCAGTATACCCAAGAATAGTGGTCAGTCCTGGGGAGAAGAGAAGTCAAAAGGGTGGGATGATTCTCACATCAAGGCAACATCCCAGGGTTGGGGAGAGCAACCCAAAGCATCCCACAGCTGGGGCAATAGTGGAGGGAGCAATAAAGCAGCGGACTGGGGAGAACCAGAAGAGAGCAAAAAAAGTCCTACCAACCCTGGCTGGGAGGGAGAATCGGGAGGCTGGAAGGAAAACCCACGAAGCTGGGGAATGCCTGCTTCAGGACCTGGAATATCTGGAGCTGGAGGAAATGGGGGCTGGGGAGAGCCAGTTTGCCAGCATCCCAGTGGCCCTTCCCAAAGTTGGGGGGGCAAGCCTCAGGACGGGCCCAGTGGTAGCAGTGGAGGAGGCATAGGCTCTTGGAGTGGCTCAGGCTCAGTGAAGCAGGGTGGAGGCTGGAGTGGCAGTAAGCAGGAGACCTCAGCTGAGCCTACAGGCTGGGAAGAGCCCTCCCCACCCTCAATCCGACGTAAAATGGAGATAGATGATGGGACTTCTGCTTGGGGCGACCCTGGTACCTATAGCAAGGCAGTCAACCTGTGGGACAGGAACAATCCCGGAATGTCCCAGGCTAAATCTACCACTGGAGGCAATAACCCCCCAGGCCCCAGCAATAACCATCCCCACTCTCACAATCACCCCTACCACGGGCCACCTGCACCTTTACAAAATCATACCCAAAACTCCCAAAACCCAGGCCCCACCAGTGGGCCTATGGAACCTGTTGTGCAACACCAGTCCGGGCCATCCCACAACAGGGGTCCCCTTATAGCTCAAG GTTGGGGAGAGCTACCTGGCTCCCACACAAAATCAGAGAGCTCATGGGGGGAGCCTGCACCCTCTGCGGTCAGCGTGGACAACGGTACGTCTGCCTGGGGAAAACCCACTGGGAGCTGTGGGGGCTGGGGAGACAGCAACCCAGACAGCTATAGTAGGGGCAACCCAACTATGCCATCTGCATCTTGCAAACCTG CCCCCAAACCTATGCAAGACGGatggggaggtggaggtgaagaGCTAAGCCTGTCGGGGGGACAGTGGGATGCTGAGGAGGGAGACATGTGGAACAACACTGCCTCCCAGGAGAGCAACTCCTCCTGTAACTCTTGGGGCAATGCATCCAAAAAGGGCCCACAGAAG GGGAAGGTACCTGGGAAGCAGGAAGACACCTGGATCATGAATCGTCTTAtcaaacagctgacagacatGGGCTTCCCT aGGGATCCAGCAGAGGAGGCTCTGAAGAGCAACAACATGAACCTGGACCAGGCCATGAGTGCCCTGCTGGAGAAGAAGACAGAGCTGGACAAGCGGGGGATGGGGATAGCTGGCCACGACTACAACAACGGGCTCATCAACAAGCCCATGAGCTGCCCACGGCCTCCGCTTCTTTCCAAAGACCCCTCAGCGGACCCCCGCTTGCCCTTCATGGATAAG ATGCAGAGTGGAATGTTTGGTGGTGGTGGAACAGCACAAGCCCGGGCCATGCAGCAGCCGCAGCCGCCTCCTCAGCCGCCAGTGCCACctctcagctcctctcagcCTAGTCTCCGTGCTCAAGTGCCTCAGTTTCTCTCCCCTCAg GTTCAAGCACAGCTCTTACAGTTTGCAGCAAAAAATATTGGTCTGAATCCTGCACTTTTAACCTCACCAATAAACCCTCAACAAATGACCCTTCTGAATCAACTTTACCAGCTGCAACTG GCATACCAGCGTTTACAAATTCAGCAGCAGATGTTACAGGCGCAGCGCAACGTTTCTGGCCCCATTCGACAACAAGAGCAGCAA GTTGCACGTACAATCAATAACATGCAGCAGCAGATCCAACAGCACCAGCGTCAGCTGGCCCAGGCCCTGCTAATGAAGCAACAGCAGccacccccctcccattctGGCCTGCATCCTGGCGGGGTCAAATCCACCCTGGATTCATTTCCAGGTCACCCCCAGGCTCCAGGCCTCCCTGACCTGCAGACCAAAGAGCCGCAGTCATCTAACACCTACAGCCCCTACTCTCTCT CTGGACTGAATccaaacatgaatgtaaactgCATGGATGTGGGGAGTCTGTCTATGAAGGACCCTCCCCAGCCCCAATCGCGCCTGTCGCAGTGGACGCACCCCAACTCCATCGAAAGCCTCTCTGGAACCTCCTCTCCTCTAGAACCCAACCTGAGCAAGCATG GTGCCAACCTGGGCCCCCCTGGTAAGCCTCCTCAGCTGGAGGACTCTTACAGCCCCTACAACCTGATGTCCAGCTCTGAGTCTCCTACCAGCCCCCTGGTCCCCCCAGACAGCTGGGGGCAGGGAAAGAGCAGCAGTGACAAGATGGCCAATGGGACCAATATCAACTGGCCACCAG agTTCTGCCCTGGTGTACCATGGAAGGGCCTCCAGAATATCGACCCCGAGACTGACCCCAACGTGACCCCCGGCAGTGTCCCGAGTGGGCCCACCATCAACACCAACATCCAAGATGTCAACCGCTACCTGCTGCGAGATAGGAGTGGAG GCTCCTCTCCCACTTCATCTCAGAACGAGGCTCTGCCTCCCTCCACTGATTGGCCAGTCAGTGCCTACACTAGCTCGTTCAGTCTGTCGTCCCCGGAGACAGACGATGCAG GTAAACTGTCAGAGATGAAATCTACTTGGTCTCCAGGCCCCATTTCTCACAGCCAGGCTTCGCTGTCCCACGAGCTGTGGAAGGTCCCACAGGGCCCCCGGAGCAGCACCACGGCCCCTTCCCGCCCCCCGCCTGGCCTCACAAACACCAAGCCCTCCTCAACCTGGGGGGGCAACTCTCTGGGTCTGGCCCAAGGCTGGAGCAGCTCTTACACCACAG CAGGTACCACATGGAGTACAGACAGCTCCACCAGGACCAGCAGTTGGCTGGTTCTGAGGAATCTTACTCCACAG ATTGATGGTTCAACGCTGCGTACGTTGTGCATGCAGCACGGCCCCCTTATCACATTTCACCTCAACCTGACACAGGGCAACGCTGTGGTGCGCTACAGCTCCAAGGATGAAGCTGCCAAGGCTCAGAAGTCCCTGCACAT GTGCGTGCTCGGGAACACCACCATTCTGGCAGAGTTTGCCGGGGAGGAGGAAGTGAATCGCTTCTTTGCACAGGGCCAGTCACTTGGCGGAACAACCAGCTGGCAGGCCACTCCAGGCACCAATCAGACAAGGATGGGTGGGACCGGGTCTGGAGCCTCTCACCCCATTGGTCACTCACCCCACTGGAACAACAAcaacggcagcagcagcagcagcagtagcggTGGGCTGGGAGCAGGCGGAGCAAAGACAGGCGGAGAGCTCCTTTGGGGTGGTGTGCAGCAGTACTCCAGCCTGTGGGGACCCCCAAGTGGAGAGGAGGGACGTGTTATGGGGAGTCCCACCCCAATCAATACGCTGCTGCCTGGGGACCTGCTGAGTGGGGAGTCCATGTAG
- the tnrc6c1 gene encoding trinucleotide repeat-containing gene 6C protein isoform X6 codes for MEDKKKKKQEEKKKKEAAQKKATEQITKELPPQSGQGAQYDNPLWGHLPANRSATSAATSTNISVWDQLIIDQKDTEAWPSITLSQSQAPPGGCPLDTDPGHLTSSSSSSSSSSSSSSSCSSSSSTASMATGANSQTGHFPANHLGSKVNSGPSPANHTGTSMHSSQVAVNRSWGSGPGPSHCPPQSSVGSEGKSDSPVGGGSRGWGSSSSSSTTNFNLNLNPNANPSAWPMLGHDGGGTGGGSSGGANTISPPQPTPNLCNPSGPPPAQTSTCTGANTNSNSSGIGSAWGSIMASDTSEPHPSPSTNVSFSSEPQNLKTDGPNHTNKQEPPSPIHNLPGWGGASVGLGSMGQHPPGAPQVNGEDGSSVWGNSGESKAPSSKEAPGWDSGWGHGGGGAGNSGGWGDKSSGDWGKKHTEEAQGGWDGPISPPQDSQASPWGRAVSTAGASEGSSDSMEGHSQFRDRSSRDNPAPPLPAQDLDPRVLCNTGWGQTPVRQHTSWDMDDTKRKNDVGAESWGSGPTTPSDAQGPTNTNMGPSQRTDSGSKNDVPASQGASRWGGSIAATNQPSSGWGEPPNNIKPPGGPGGWGNPPKGGPTTSIPKNSGQSWGEEKSKGWDDSHIKATSQGWGEQPKASHSWGNSGGSNKAADWGEPEESKKSPTNPGWEGESGGWKENPRSWGMPASGPGISGAGGNGGWGEPVCQHPSGPSQSWGGKPQDGPSGSSGGGIGSWSGSGSVKQGGGWSGSKQETSAEPTGWEEPSPPSIRRKMEIDDGTSAWGDPGTYSKAVNLWDRNNPGMSQAKSTTGGNNPPGPSNNHPHSHNHPYHGPPAPLQNHTQNSQNPGPTSGPMEPVVQHQSGPSHNRGPLIAQGWGELPGSHTKSESSWGEPAPSAVSVDNGTSAWGKPTGSCGGWGDSNPDSYSRGNPTMPSASCKPAPKPMQDGWGGGGEELSLSGGQWDAEEGDMWNNTASQESNSSCNSWGNASKKGPQKGKVPGKQEDTWIMNRLIKQLTDMGFPRDPAEEALKSNNMNLDQAMSALLEKKTELDKRGMGIAGHDYNNGLINKPMSCPRPPLLSKDPSADPRLPFMDKQMQSGMFGGGGTAQARAMQQPQPPPQPPVPPLSSSQPSLRAQVPQFLSPQVQAQLLQFAAKNIGLNPALLTSPINPQQMTLLNQLYQLQLAYQRLQIQQQMLQAQRNVSGPIRQQEQQVARTINNMQQQIQQHQRQLAQALLMKQQQPPPSHSGLHPGGVKSTLDSFPGHPQAPGLPDLQTKEPQSSNTYSPYSLSGLNPNMNVNCMDVGSLSMKDPPQPQSRLSQWTHPNSIESLSGTSSPLEPNLSKHGANLGPPGKPPQLEDSYSPYNLMSSSESPTSPLVPPDSWGQGKSSSDKMANGTNINWPPEFCPGVPWKGLQNIDPETDPNVTPGSVPSGPTINTNIQDVNRYLLRDRSGGSSPTSSQNEALPPSTDWPVSAYTSSFSLSSPETDDAGKLSEMKSTWSPGPISHSQASLSHELWKVPQGPRSSTTAPSRPPPGLTNTKPSSTWGGNSLGLAQGWSSSYTTAGTTWSTDSSTRTSSWLVLRNLTPQIDGSTLRTLCMQHGPLITFHLNLTQGNAVVRYSSKDEAAKAQKSLHMCVLGNTTILAEFAGEEEVNRFFAQGQSLGGTTSWQATPGTNQTRMGGTGSGASHPIGHSPHWNNNNGSSSSSSSGGLGAGGAKTGGELLWGGVQQYSSLWGPPSGEEGRVMGSPTPINTLLPGDLLSGESM; via the exons AACTGCCCCCACAGAGTGGCCAGGGAGCCCAGTATGATAATCCCCTTTGGGGACACCTGCCAGCCAACAGGAGTGCCACAAGTGCTGCAACTTCCACCAATATCAGTGTCTGGGATCAACTGATCATTGACCAGAAGGACACAGAGGCTTGGCCTTCTATTACTCTTAGCCAGAGCCAGGCCCCTCCAGGAGGATGCCCTTTGGACACTGACCCGGGTCAcctgaccagcagcagcagcagcagcagcagcagcagcagcagcagtagtagttgtagtagtagtagtagtacagcGAGTATGGCCACAGGGGCCAATAGCCAGACAGGCCACTTTCCTGCCAACCATCTGGGAAGCAAGGTCAACAGTGGGCCCAGCCCTGCCAATCATACTGGAACCAGTATGCACTCTAGCCAGGTTGCAGTCAATCGCAGCTGGGGCTCTGGGCCTGGGCCCTCCCACTGCCCCCCTCAGTCCTCAGTGGGGAGTGAAGGGAAGAGTGACAGCCCAGTGGGAGGAGGCAGCAGAGGGTGGGGctcttcttcatcatcctccACCACCAACTTTAACTTGAACTTGAACCCTAATGCCAACCCATCTGCCTGGCCCATGTTGGGGCATGATGGGGGTGGCACAGGGGGAGGCAGCTCAGGGGGAGCCAACACCATTTCACCTCCTCAACCTACACCCAACCTCTGTAACCCCTCTGGCCCCCCACCAGCCCAGACCAGCACCTGTACCGGAGCCAACACTAACAGCAACTCCTCGGGGATTGGCAGCGCCTGGGGTAGCATAATGGCCTCTGACACCTCAGAGCCACACCCCTCCCCGTCCACGAATGTGTCTTTCAGTTCAGAACCTCAGAACCTTAAAACTGATGGACCAAATCACACTAATAAGCAGGAACCCCCCAGCCCCATCCACAACTTGCCTGGCTGGGGTGGTGCATCTGTAGGCTTGGGCTCCATGGGCCAGCACCCACCAGGGGCCCCACAAGTCAATGGAGAAGATGGTAGCTCAGTATGGGGTAACAGTGGCGAATCAAAGGCACCTTCATCTAAGGAGGCACCTGGCTGGGACTCTGGCTGGGGCCAtggaggaggtggagcaggAAACTCTGGAGGCTGGGGTGACAAGTCCAGTGGAGACTGGGGGAAGAAGCACACTGAAGAGGCCCAGGGAGGCTGGGATGGCCCCATCTCTCCTCCCCAGGATTCACAGGCTAGTCCTTGGGGCAGAGCAGTGAGCACAGCTGGTGCCAGTGAAGGGAGCAGTGACAGCATGGAAGGACATTCCCAGTTCAGAGACCGCTCGTCCAGAGATAATCCAGCTCCGCCTCTGCCTGCCCAGGATCTGGACCCAAGGGTGCTGTGTAACACTGGCTGGGGACAGACCCCTGTTCGCCAGCACACCTCCTGGGACATGGACGATACTAAACGCAAGAATGATGTAGGTGCTGAATCATGGGGCTCTGGCCCAACCACTCCAAGCGATGCCCAGGGGCCCACCAACACTAACATGGGCCCCTCTCAGAGGACCGATTCTGGGAGCAAAAATGATGTGCCTGCTTCTCAGGGAGCTTCACGTTGGGGAGGGAGCATAGCTGCTACCAACCAGCCCAGCTCTGGTTGGGGTGAGCCACCCAACAACATTAAGCCCCCAGGTGGCCCTGGTGGCTGGGGGAATCCACCAAAAGGAGGCCCCACCACCAGTATACCCAAGAATAGTGGTCAGTCCTGGGGAGAAGAGAAGTCAAAAGGGTGGGATGATTCTCACATCAAGGCAACATCCCAGGGTTGGGGAGAGCAACCCAAAGCATCCCACAGCTGGGGCAATAGTGGAGGGAGCAATAAAGCAGCGGACTGGGGAGAACCAGAAGAGAGCAAAAAAAGTCCTACCAACCCTGGCTGGGAGGGAGAATCGGGAGGCTGGAAGGAAAACCCACGAAGCTGGGGAATGCCTGCTTCAGGACCTGGAATATCTGGAGCTGGAGGAAATGGGGGCTGGGGAGAGCCAGTTTGCCAGCATCCCAGTGGCCCTTCCCAAAGTTGGGGGGGCAAGCCTCAGGACGGGCCCAGTGGTAGCAGTGGAGGAGGCATAGGCTCTTGGAGTGGCTCAGGCTCAGTGAAGCAGGGTGGAGGCTGGAGTGGCAGTAAGCAGGAGACCTCAGCTGAGCCTACAGGCTGGGAAGAGCCCTCCCCACCCTCAATCCGACGTAAAATGGAGATAGATGATGGGACTTCTGCTTGGGGCGACCCTGGTACCTATAGCAAGGCAGTCAACCTGTGGGACAGGAACAATCCCGGAATGTCCCAGGCTAAATCTACCACTGGAGGCAATAACCCCCCAGGCCCCAGCAATAACCATCCCCACTCTCACAATCACCCCTACCACGGGCCACCTGCACCTTTACAAAATCATACCCAAAACTCCCAAAACCCAGGCCCCACCAGTGGGCCTATGGAACCTGTTGTGCAACACCAGTCCGGGCCATCCCACAACAGGGGTCCCCTTATAGCTCAAG GTTGGGGAGAGCTACCTGGCTCCCACACAAAATCAGAGAGCTCATGGGGGGAGCCTGCACCCTCTGCGGTCAGCGTGGACAACGGTACGTCTGCCTGGGGAAAACCCACTGGGAGCTGTGGGGGCTGGGGAGACAGCAACCCAGACAGCTATAGTAGGGGCAACCCAACTATGCCATCTGCATCTTGCAAACCTG CCCCCAAACCTATGCAAGACGGatggggaggtggaggtgaagaGCTAAGCCTGTCGGGGGGACAGTGGGATGCTGAGGAGGGAGACATGTGGAACAACACTGCCTCCCAGGAGAGCAACTCCTCCTGTAACTCTTGGGGCAATGCATCCAAAAAGGGCCCACAGAAG GGGAAGGTACCTGGGAAGCAGGAAGACACCTGGATCATGAATCGTCTTAtcaaacagctgacagacatGGGCTTCCCT aGGGATCCAGCAGAGGAGGCTCTGAAGAGCAACAACATGAACCTGGACCAGGCCATGAGTGCCCTGCTGGAGAAGAAGACAGAGCTGGACAAGCGGGGGATGGGGATAGCTGGCCACGACTACAACAACGGGCTCATCAACAAGCCCATGAGCTGCCCACGGCCTCCGCTTCTTTCCAAAGACCCCTCAGCGGACCCCCGCTTGCCCTTCATGGATAAG CAGATGCAGAGTGGAATGTTTGGTGGTGGTGGAACAGCACAAGCCCGGGCCATGCAGCAGCCGCAGCCGCCTCCTCAGCCGCCAGTGCCACctctcagctcctctcagcCTAGTCTCCGTGCTCAAGTGCCTCAGTTTCTCTCCCCTCAg GTTCAAGCACAGCTCTTACAGTTTGCAGCAAAAAATATTGGTCTGAATCCTGCACTTTTAACCTCACCAATAAACCCTCAACAAATGACCCTTCTGAATCAACTTTACCAGCTGCAACTG GCATACCAGCGTTTACAAATTCAGCAGCAGATGTTACAGGCGCAGCGCAACGTTTCTGGCCCCATTCGACAACAAGAGCAGCAA GTTGCACGTACAATCAATAACATGCAGCAGCAGATCCAACAGCACCAGCGTCAGCTGGCCCAGGCCCTGCTAATGAAGCAACAGCAGccacccccctcccattctGGCCTGCATCCTGGCGGGGTCAAATCCACCCTGGATTCATTTCCAGGTCACCCCCAGGCTCCAGGCCTCCCTGACCTGCAGACCAAAGAGCCGCAGTCATCTAACACCTACAGCCCCTACTCTCTCT CTGGACTGAATccaaacatgaatgtaaactgCATGGATGTGGGGAGTCTGTCTATGAAGGACCCTCCCCAGCCCCAATCGCGCCTGTCGCAGTGGACGCACCCCAACTCCATCGAAAGCCTCTCTGGAACCTCCTCTCCTCTAGAACCCAACCTGAGCAAGCATG GTGCCAACCTGGGCCCCCCTGGTAAGCCTCCTCAGCTGGAGGACTCTTACAGCCCCTACAACCTGATGTCCAGCTCTGAGTCTCCTACCAGCCCCCTGGTCCCCCCAGACAGCTGGGGGCAGGGAAAGAGCAGCAGTGACAAGATGGCCAATGGGACCAATATCAACTGGCCACCAG agTTCTGCCCTGGTGTACCATGGAAGGGCCTCCAGAATATCGACCCCGAGACTGACCCCAACGTGACCCCCGGCAGTGTCCCGAGTGGGCCCACCATCAACACCAACATCCAAGATGTCAACCGCTACCTGCTGCGAGATAGGAGTGGAG GCTCCTCTCCCACTTCATCTCAGAACGAGGCTCTGCCTCCCTCCACTGATTGGCCAGTCAGTGCCTACACTAGCTCGTTCAGTCTGTCGTCCCCGGAGACAGACGATGCAG GTAAACTGTCAGAGATGAAATCTACTTGGTCTCCAGGCCCCATTTCTCACAGCCAGGCTTCGCTGTCCCACGAGCTGTGGAAGGTCCCACAGGGCCCCCGGAGCAGCACCACGGCCCCTTCCCGCCCCCCGCCTGGCCTCACAAACACCAAGCCCTCCTCAACCTGGGGGGGCAACTCTCTGGGTCTGGCCCAAGGCTGGAGCAGCTCTTACACCACAG CAGGTACCACATGGAGTACAGACAGCTCCACCAGGACCAGCAGTTGGCTGGTTCTGAGGAATCTTACTCCACAG ATTGATGGTTCAACGCTGCGTACGTTGTGCATGCAGCACGGCCCCCTTATCACATTTCACCTCAACCTGACACAGGGCAACGCTGTGGTGCGCTACAGCTCCAAGGATGAAGCTGCCAAGGCTCAGAAGTCCCTGCACAT GTGCGTGCTCGGGAACACCACCATTCTGGCAGAGTTTGCCGGGGAGGAGGAAGTGAATCGCTTCTTTGCACAGGGCCAGTCACTTGGCGGAACAACCAGCTGGCAGGCCACTCCAGGCACCAATCAGACAAGGATGGGTGGGACCGGGTCTGGAGCCTCTCACCCCATTGGTCACTCACCCCACTGGAACAACAAcaacggcagcagcagcagcagcagtagcggTGGGCTGGGAGCAGGCGGAGCAAAGACAGGCGGAGAGCTCCTTTGGGGTGGTGTGCAGCAGTACTCCAGCCTGTGGGGACCCCCAAGTGGAGAGGAGGGACGTGTTATGGGGAGTCCCACCCCAATCAATACGCTGCTGCCTGGGGACCTGCTGAGTGGGGAGTCCATGTAG